One genomic region from Rosa rugosa chromosome 1, drRosRugo1.1, whole genome shotgun sequence encodes:
- the LOC133726772 gene encoding squamosa promoter-binding-like protein 16 — MEWDFKDFAWDSNDDDQLDQQKEENDLAALVGSSSTSSRGGELSSFSLVDLKLGSTSAEVVAPIAIKPSVLVSSSPLSTTRRVDHHQKLKVSSSSKSTCLVDGCKADLSGCREYHRRHRVCELHSKTPIVVIRGQQKRFCQQCSRFHSLVEFDEVKRSCRKRLNGHNQRRRKPKPESFYFTSKSFLSNYKGPRILHFGTPQLCATTNARSLWPFEAKSTADHQPMLYNRHQRLHAVEHQQIPPNSFTNNGGADKQFIFLQTNDPKIATFKQAATPQAFMQEPFPTLTAAVALPHSTRAAAGPAVSFDGTTRGIDSSCALYLLSSSNPTQSMVNNSLSDLVQSNVVTNTDSGHQQLQMKSFSEFPSYCSNNHVEDKYFLRPDPDGLLDTGAQMLPILLE, encoded by the exons ATGGAGTGGGACTTCAAGGACTTTGCTTGGGATTCAAATGATGATGACCAGTTGGATCAGCAGAAAGAGGAAAATGACCTTGCTGCTTTGGTTGGTTCAAGTAGTACTAGTAGCAGAGGAGGTGAATTATCATCCTTCAGTTTAGTGGATTTGAAGCTTGGCAGTACTAGTGCTGAAGTTGTGGCTCCAATTGCAATAAAGCCCTCGGTTTTAGTATCATCATCACCTTTGTCGACAACCAGAAGAGTTGATCATCATCAGAAACTCAAAGTATCATCATCGTCTAAGTCGACATGCTTGGTTGATGGTTGCAAGGCAGACCTGAGTGGCTGCAGGGAGTATCATCGCCGGCATAGAGTCTGCGAGCTCCACTCCAAGACCCCAATTGTGGTGATCAGAGGTCAACAGAAGCGATTCTGCCAGCAGTGCAGCAg ATTCCATTCTCTGGTGGAGTTTGATGAGGTGAAGAGAAGCTGCAGAAAACGTCTCAATGGACACAACCAGCGCCGGAGGAAACCTAAACCAGAATCCTTCTACTTTACTTCTAAGAGCTTCCTCTCCAATTACAAAG GCCCCAGAATCTTGCACTTTGGAACTCCACAGCTATGTGCAACCACCAATGCTAGAAGTCTGTGGCCTTTTGAGGCCAAAAGTACAGCAGATCATCAACCCATGCTCTACAATCGTCACCAGCGGTTGCACGCAGTTGAACACCAACAAATTCCTCCCAATTCCTTCACTAACAATGGAGGAGCTGATAAACAGTTCATTTTCTTGCAGACCAATGACCCTAAAATTGCAACTTTCAAGCAAGCAGCAACCCCTCAAGCTTTTATGCAAGAGCCGTTTCCAACATTAACTGCTGCTGTAGCCTTACCACATAGCACAAGGGCTGCTGCTGGTCCTGCAGTTTCTTTTGATGGTACAACTCGAGGCATTGATTCGAGTTGTGCTCTCTATCTTCTGTCATCGTCAAATCCAACACAAAGTATGGTGAACAACAGTCTAAGCGACTTGGTTCAGTCCAATGTGGTCACCAATACTGATTCAGGTCATCAGCAACTCCAAATGAAGAGTTTCTCTGAATTCCCATCATATTGCTCAAATAATCATGTGGAGGACAAGTATTTTCTGAGGCCTGATCCTGATGGCTTGTTGGACACTGGGGCTCAAATGCTTCCAATTTTATTGGAGTAA
- the LOC133707435 gene encoding probable WRKY transcription factor 56 yields the protein MDTYQMFFPGSSAASPSSMAALSSPNMGTPQVLLYSSSGTTNFGGESSSSTHGFLGSTGTENQVTNGRQLVVKDDDDRYSDDRAANHDHSPPAVENSGKMKKKTRKPKYAFQTRSQVDILDDGYRWRKYGQKAVKANKFPRSYYRCTYEGCNVKKQVQRLSKDEGIVVTTYEGMHTHPIDKPNSDNFEHILTQMQLTNYTS from the exons ATGGACACCTACCAAATGTTCTTCCCCGGATCATCAGCTGCTTCTCCATCGTCAATGGCGGCTTTATCATCACCAAATATGGGAACCCCTCAAGTACTACTTTACAGTAGCAGCGGTACTACTAACTTTGGCGGTGAAAGTAGCAGTTCTACTCACGGCTTTTTGGGGTCGACGGGAACAGAAAACCAAGTAACTAATGGGAGACAACTTGTTGTTAAAGACGATGACGACCGTTATTCTGATGATCGTGCTGCGAATCATGATCATAGTCCGCCGGCGGTCGAAAACTCAGgtaagatgaagaagaagacgagaaAGCCTAAGTATGCTTTTCAGACAAGGAGCCAGGTTGATATACTTGACGATGGCTATCGCTGGAGAAAATATGGCCAAAAAGCAGTCAAAGCCAACAAATTCCCCAG AAGCTACTATCGATGTACGTATGAAGGGTGCAATGTTAAGAAGCAAGTGCAACGTTTAAGCAAGGATGAAGGCATTGTGGTAACCACTTACGAAGGGATGCACACTCATCCAATCGACAAGCCTAATTCCGACAATTTCGAACACATCTTGACTCAGATGCAACTTACAAATTAcacaagctag